The following are encoded together in the Streptomyces rapamycinicus NRRL 5491 genome:
- a CDS encoding MFS transporter produces MSTSAFARRGGRSSPGPSSPVGTALTVGLAVMALEGFDLVAFGATTPLLLDYRPWHLSIALVGLLGSLTPIGMLVGSLLVGQFTDRFGRRRTTLISIGAVSAGMFACAVAPVPSLFGASRFVVGLGVGAIYPAMGPLIFELAPAGRKNLFSGIVQCGTAVGGSFAALVANTLLTGHSFHLEYLVGGIAGLLLLPMAFAWLPESAEYHRAVSASAPVPDRRGVWLVLKPPYLGTTVMFCAMAALSFLLIFGVNTWLPQLMQTADYPLQDSQTFLILLNLGATVGGLAMSLLADRAGSRGPITACFVLGAAAIVAMSTRLPLPVLYAIVIVGGCGAVGVQGLINVYISRSYPVTARASAVGVALGVGRIGAIVGPTLGGWILAAGLQPRWNFILFAVPAVLGAALTLAAGGRAPRNQGRPAPSPRAKEPTAGHTQ; encoded by the coding sequence TTGAGCACATCAGCGTTCGCCCGTCGGGGCGGCCGGTCGTCCCCGGGGCCTTCATCGCCGGTGGGCACCGCGCTCACCGTCGGCCTGGCAGTGATGGCACTGGAGGGTTTCGACCTTGTCGCCTTCGGCGCGACGACACCGCTGCTTCTGGACTACCGTCCCTGGCACCTCTCCATTGCCCTCGTCGGCCTGCTCGGCAGCCTCACCCCCATCGGCATGCTTGTCGGCTCCTTGCTGGTAGGCCAGTTCACCGACCGGTTCGGCCGGCGCCGGACGACACTGATCAGTATCGGGGCCGTCAGCGCAGGGATGTTCGCCTGCGCCGTGGCTCCCGTTCCGTCGCTGTTCGGCGCGAGCCGATTCGTCGTCGGGCTCGGTGTCGGCGCGATCTATCCGGCGATGGGCCCACTGATCTTCGAACTCGCCCCGGCCGGGCGGAAGAATCTGTTCTCAGGGATCGTGCAGTGCGGGACCGCCGTCGGCGGTTCCTTCGCGGCGCTTGTCGCCAACACCCTGCTGACCGGGCACAGCTTTCATCTGGAGTACCTGGTCGGCGGGATCGCCGGTCTGCTTCTGCTGCCCATGGCCTTCGCCTGGCTGCCCGAGTCCGCGGAGTATCACCGGGCGGTCAGCGCGTCGGCCCCGGTCCCCGACCGCCGCGGTGTGTGGCTCGTGCTGAAGCCGCCCTACCTCGGCACCACGGTGATGTTCTGCGCCATGGCGGCCCTGTCGTTCCTGCTCATCTTCGGGGTGAACACCTGGTTGCCGCAGCTGATGCAGACGGCGGACTATCCGTTGCAGGACTCCCAGACCTTCCTGATCCTGCTGAATCTCGGCGCCACCGTCGGCGGGCTCGCCATGTCGCTCCTGGCCGACCGTGCCGGATCACGGGGGCCGATCACCGCCTGTTTCGTCCTCGGAGCCGCGGCGATCGTCGCTATGAGCACCCGGCTTCCGCTGCCGGTGCTCTACGCCATCGTCATCGTCGGCGGCTGCGGCGCGGTCGGGGTCCAGGGGCTGATCAACGTGTACATCTCGCGTTCCTACCCGGTGACCGCGAGGGCCAGTGCGGTGGGCGTTGCGCTCGGAGTGGGCCGCATCGGCGCCATCGTCGGTCCCACGCTCGGCGGCTGGATTCTCGCGGCCGGCCTCCAACCCCGTTGGAACTTCATCCTCTTCGCCGTCCCCGCCGTCCTCGGTGCGGCCCTCACCCTGGCTGCCGGCGGACGAGCACCGCGGAATCAGGGCCGTCCCGCTCCCTCGCCGCGCGCCAAGGAGCCGACGGCTGGACACACACAATGA
- a CDS encoding bifunctional 3-(3-hydroxy-phenyl)propionate/3-hydroxycinnamic acid hydroxylase has protein sequence MDTYDVAVVGCGPVGLTLARLLAMKGLRVAAIDPNRLVCHHPRATHLDDETMRLLQTLGAQDMEHRFLRQTAWTLHREDGRAFLQQMLPEEESDQGWRTDYQFHQPDFESRLRGLLAADANVDLWFGWTATAIEQDDQGVRLTLLDRASGTETSLTAGWAVGSDGARSFVRRAMNAGTEDLHGTQRSLIIDVHPFDHPAQLPADSGFIWCEGKRPVTYLPIFPPMLRFEFMLLGEDDAARLERPQSVYDLLSRWLEPGSYRIMRTDTYEWHARLTHGWRSGRLLLAGDAAHEMPPMLGQGMCSGLRDAANLAWKLAAVVKGDSPEALLDTYESERAAHVRPYIEESARQSNLIEALGTGAFPELNGTRTIERFRPPLGPGVVPRPGGAVGRLSPQPRGANGEKLDDVSGYGYTVVGTPEVTSAVSADVRQLWRRLGVVIVPETGPAVDSWLAGHAAAAAIVRPDRYVFALAADPAELERATRDLARTVSTQEVGA, from the coding sequence ATGGACACCTACGATGTCGCCGTCGTCGGCTGCGGCCCGGTGGGGCTGACCCTCGCACGGCTGCTGGCGATGAAGGGGCTGCGGGTCGCCGCCATCGACCCCAACCGGCTCGTCTGCCATCATCCGCGCGCCACCCATCTCGACGACGAGACCATGCGCCTTCTGCAGACCCTGGGCGCGCAGGACATGGAACACCGGTTCCTGCGCCAGACCGCCTGGACACTGCACCGGGAGGACGGGCGGGCCTTCCTTCAGCAGATGCTGCCCGAGGAGGAGTCGGACCAGGGCTGGCGCACCGACTACCAGTTCCACCAGCCGGACTTCGAGTCGCGGCTGCGGGGGCTGCTCGCGGCCGACGCGAACGTGGACCTCTGGTTCGGCTGGACGGCCACCGCGATCGAGCAGGACGACCAGGGAGTGCGCCTCACGCTGCTGGACCGGGCGTCCGGAACCGAGACCTCCCTCACGGCCGGCTGGGCCGTCGGCTCGGATGGCGCCCGCTCCTTCGTCCGGCGCGCGATGAACGCCGGGACCGAGGATCTCCACGGCACCCAGCGCTCCCTCATCATCGACGTCCACCCCTTCGACCACCCGGCCCAGCTCCCGGCGGACAGCGGTTTCATCTGGTGCGAGGGGAAGCGGCCCGTGACCTATCTGCCGATCTTCCCGCCCATGCTCCGCTTCGAGTTCATGCTGCTCGGCGAGGACGACGCGGCGCGGCTCGAACGACCGCAGTCGGTGTACGACCTGCTGAGCCGCTGGCTGGAACCGGGCAGTTACCGCATCATGCGCACCGACACCTACGAATGGCACGCCCGGCTCACGCACGGCTGGCGCTCCGGCCGGCTGCTGCTCGCCGGTGACGCCGCGCACGAGATGCCCCCCATGCTCGGCCAGGGCATGTGCTCCGGGCTGCGCGACGCTGCCAACCTGGCGTGGAAGCTCGCCGCGGTGGTGAAGGGCGACAGCCCCGAGGCCCTGCTCGACACCTACGAGAGCGAGCGTGCCGCGCACGTACGCCCCTACATCGAGGAATCCGCCCGGCAGTCCAACCTGATCGAAGCGCTCGGCACGGGCGCGTTCCCGGAGCTGAACGGAACGCGGACGATCGAGAGGTTCCGGCCGCCGCTGGGACCGGGTGTGGTCCCCCGGCCGGGCGGCGCCGTCGGGCGCCTGAGCCCACAGCCCCGCGGCGCGAACGGGGAGAAACTGGACGACGTGAGCGGCTACGGCTACACCGTCGTCGGCACGCCGGAGGTCACCTCCGCGGTCTCCGCCGACGTGCGGCAACTGTGGCGCCGTCTCGGCGTGGTGATCGTTCCGGAGACGGGGCCGGCCGTCGACAGCTGGCTGGCCGGGCACGCGGCAGCCGCGGCGATCGTCCGCCCGGACCGCTACGTTTTCGCGCTCGCCGCGGACCCGGCGGAACTGGAGCGAGCCACCCGTGACCTGGCACGGACCGTATCGACACAGGAAGTGGGCGCGTGA
- a CDS encoding SMP-30/gluconolactonase/LRE family protein has protein sequence MKEYATGMTWGEGPRWQHGALWLSDTQGGKLWTDHDGPWRGIPLDAVPNGLWFLPDGGLAGAMMYERRIGVWTGERFDAYADLSAVATGPLGDMAGDPYGNLYVDDVGFAAHAGEPVRPGRVLRVAADGTVGVAAEDIEFPNGLAFVDDGRTLVVAETIRQRLTAFTVAADGALTGRRTYADLARLVGEDARPDGIWAAPDGVWVATTTGHAVVLVRENELVTSVGTGTLLPIACCGDGGGRLFVTLADTGGRPLGEAMAHKAVRTTVALLDVTKAGDAL, from the coding sequence GTGAAGGAGTACGCGACCGGAATGACGTGGGGTGAGGGCCCCCGCTGGCAGCACGGCGCGCTGTGGCTGTCCGACACCCAGGGCGGAAAGCTGTGGACCGACCACGACGGTCCCTGGCGCGGCATCCCGCTGGACGCCGTCCCCAACGGCCTGTGGTTCCTGCCGGACGGGGGGTTGGCCGGTGCCATGATGTATGAACGGCGCATCGGGGTGTGGACTGGTGAGCGGTTCGACGCCTACGCCGATTTGAGCGCGGTGGCTACCGGTCCGCTCGGCGACATGGCCGGCGACCCGTACGGCAACCTCTACGTGGACGACGTCGGCTTCGCCGCGCACGCAGGTGAGCCCGTGCGGCCGGGCCGGGTGCTGCGCGTCGCCGCCGACGGAACGGTAGGGGTGGCCGCCGAGGACATCGAGTTCCCCAACGGCCTGGCCTTCGTCGACGACGGCCGCACCCTGGTCGTCGCCGAGACCATCCGGCAACGGTTGACCGCCTTCACCGTCGCCGCCGACGGTGCCCTCACCGGTCGGCGCACCTACGCCGACCTCGCCCGGCTGGTCGGCGAGGACGCGCGGCCGGACGGCATCTGGGCGGCACCGGACGGCGTGTGGGTGGCCACCACGACCGGCCACGCCGTCGTCCTGGTGCGGGAGAACGAGCTGGTGACCTCGGTGGGCACCGGGACGTTGCTGCCGATCGCGTGCTGCGGCGACGGCGGGGGCCGGCTGTTCGTCACCCTCGCCGACACCGGAGGCCGCCCGCTGGGCGAGGCCATGGCCCACAAGGCGGTGCGTACGACTGTCGCGCTGCTCGACGTGACGAAGGCGGGGGACGCCTTGTGA
- a CDS encoding acetoacetate--CoA ligase, producing the protein MSTEPPDWIPTARAIEGARITDFARFAEQRAGRDGRELSGDYHRLWEWSVNDVNGFWAAVWDYFGLPERPAGPALATEAMPGSVWFPGSTLNYTAEVFRGRPGTGTAVITVTEDTGPTAVTWDGLRRQVASLARELTALGVRPGDRIVGYLPNGPEAVVAFLATAALGATWAVCGQDYTGAAAAARFAQLRPAVLIAATGCVHAGKRVDRRADVQALRAALPDLAATVAIGDAAQVPGALAWSALTAHDDAELAPLPVPFDHPLWVVFSSDTTGRPKGMVHGHGGVVLEQLKNLGLQLGLRAGDRLLWHTTPSWMMWNVLVSGLLLGATAVCYDGSPAHPGTDALWRLAAGLEVSVLGTSPGYLAACRKAGVRLTGHGPAAPERLGVTGSAFPTDLQHWVAGELGPGTQVVCSSGGTDVVTAFLGAAPTTPVRAGELSAPCLGVSVDAYGPDGKSVRGEVGELVVLRPMPSMPLFFWDDPDGSRYRAAYFDIYPGVWRHGDWITLTGHGSVLLHGRSDATLNRHGVRMGSSDIYGPVEELAEIAEALVVGVEQDGGDYWMPLFVTTTDGIGLDDALREKIRAAIRRGASPRHVPDEIIQAPGIPHTRTGKKLEVPVKRLLRGDALDTVADPGSVDRPDHLDWYARIGAAHRARRGTAPGTPG; encoded by the coding sequence GTGAGTACGGAGCCACCGGACTGGATCCCGACGGCGCGGGCCATCGAGGGCGCCCGGATCACCGACTTCGCGCGGTTCGCGGAACAGCGCGCCGGACGTGACGGACGCGAACTGAGCGGCGACTACCACCGGCTGTGGGAGTGGTCGGTCAACGACGTGAACGGCTTCTGGGCCGCGGTGTGGGATTACTTCGGTCTGCCCGAGCGCCCGGCGGGCCCCGCGCTGGCGACCGAGGCCATGCCGGGCAGCGTCTGGTTTCCCGGCAGCACCCTGAACTACACGGCCGAGGTGTTCCGCGGCCGGCCCGGCACCGGCACCGCCGTCATCACGGTGACCGAGGACACCGGCCCGACCGCCGTGACCTGGGACGGCCTGCGCCGCCAGGTCGCTTCGCTCGCGCGGGAGCTCACCGCACTGGGCGTGCGCCCGGGGGACCGGATCGTGGGGTACCTCCCCAACGGTCCGGAGGCCGTCGTGGCCTTCCTCGCCACCGCCGCCCTGGGCGCGACCTGGGCGGTGTGCGGACAGGACTACACCGGGGCGGCGGCCGCGGCACGGTTCGCGCAACTCCGGCCGGCCGTACTGATCGCCGCGACCGGCTGCGTACACGCCGGCAAGCGTGTCGACCGCCGCGCCGATGTACAGGCTCTGCGCGCCGCCCTGCCGGACCTGGCGGCGACCGTCGCCATAGGGGACGCGGCGCAGGTGCCCGGCGCCCTCGCGTGGTCCGCGCTCACCGCGCACGACGACGCCGAACTCGCGCCGCTCCCGGTACCGTTCGACCATCCGCTGTGGGTCGTGTTCTCCTCAGACACGACCGGGCGGCCGAAGGGCATGGTGCACGGGCACGGCGGGGTGGTGCTCGAGCAGCTCAAGAACCTGGGCCTCCAGCTCGGCCTACGCGCAGGGGACCGCCTGTTGTGGCACACCACACCGAGCTGGATGATGTGGAACGTCCTGGTGTCCGGCCTGCTGCTGGGCGCCACCGCCGTGTGTTACGACGGCAGCCCGGCCCATCCCGGCACCGACGCGCTCTGGCGGCTCGCGGCCGGCCTGGAGGTGAGCGTCCTGGGCACCAGCCCCGGTTACCTCGCGGCCTGCCGCAAGGCCGGCGTGCGGCTCACCGGCCACGGTCCGGCCGCGCCGGAGCGGCTGGGGGTCACCGGCTCGGCGTTCCCCACCGACCTCCAGCACTGGGTCGCCGGTGAACTCGGGCCCGGGACCCAGGTGGTGTGCAGCAGCGGCGGCACCGACGTGGTCACCGCGTTCCTGGGCGCCGCCCCCACCACACCGGTCCGGGCCGGCGAACTGTCTGCTCCCTGCCTCGGGGTGTCCGTGGACGCCTACGGCCCCGACGGGAAATCGGTGCGCGGCGAGGTGGGAGAACTGGTGGTCCTGCGGCCGATGCCGTCGATGCCGTTGTTCTTCTGGGACGACCCCGACGGTTCGCGCTACCGCGCCGCCTACTTCGACATCTACCCGGGAGTGTGGCGGCACGGTGACTGGATCACCCTCACCGGCCACGGCTCGGTGCTCCTGCACGGCCGGTCCGACGCGACCCTGAACCGCCACGGCGTACGCATGGGAAGCAGCGACATATACGGCCCGGTGGAGGAACTGGCGGAGATCGCGGAGGCTCTCGTCGTCGGGGTCGAGCAGGACGGCGGCGACTACTGGATGCCGCTGTTCGTCACCACCACCGACGGCATCGGCCTCGACGACGCGCTGCGCGAGAAGATCCGCGCCGCCATCCGCCGCGGAGCCTCCCCCCGCCACGTCCCCGACGAGATCATCCAGGCCCCCGGCATCCCGCACACCCGCACCGGCAAGAAACTCGAGGTCCCCGTAAAACGTCTGCTGCGCGGAGACGCCCTGGACACTGTGGCCGACCCCGGCAGCGTCGACCGGCCCGACCACCTCGACTGGTACGCGAGGATCGGCGCCGCACACCGCGCGCGACGCGGCACGGCTCCGGGCACCCCCGGGTGA
- a CDS encoding TetR/AcrR family transcriptional regulator produces the protein MAPQERSAPRRRNPRGQGQLLKAQLVDAAAKLLATLDQPETLTLRQVAREVGVAPASIYSHFPDLSALIQHVLRLRYEELSRLMDEAARSAPDPLADLVARCAAYVRWGVGQPGHYRTLFGGRMPDDLVPGSAHGAGAEPLEAVVVSLAAVTDDQATAERQWQAGLLLWTALHGLVSLYNDHGNMPWPPLDDLITDLISLHTARPAAEIAPLLPPCGDDPGSAGTSSPSSGL, from the coding sequence ATGGCGCCTCAGGAGCGGTCCGCTCCCCGTCGCCGCAATCCGCGCGGACAGGGGCAGTTGCTCAAGGCCCAGCTCGTGGACGCCGCGGCGAAGCTGCTGGCCACCCTCGACCAGCCGGAGACGCTGACCCTGCGGCAGGTCGCGCGGGAGGTCGGCGTGGCACCGGCCAGCATCTACAGCCACTTCCCCGACCTGAGCGCGCTGATCCAGCACGTACTGCGACTGCGCTACGAGGAGCTGTCCCGGCTGATGGACGAGGCCGCGCGCTCCGCCCCGGACCCGCTGGCCGACCTCGTCGCCCGGTGCGCCGCCTATGTGCGCTGGGGAGTCGGCCAGCCCGGCCACTACCGCACCCTCTTCGGCGGACGGATGCCGGACGACCTCGTCCCCGGCTCGGCACACGGTGCCGGGGCCGAACCGTTGGAGGCCGTGGTGGTCTCCCTGGCGGCCGTCACCGACGACCAGGCCACGGCGGAGCGGCAGTGGCAGGCCGGGCTCCTGCTCTGGACCGCACTGCACGGCCTGGTCAGCCTCTACAACGACCACGGGAACATGCCCTGGCCGCCCCTGGACGACTTGATCACCGACCTGATCAGCCTGCACACCGCCCGACCGGCGGCCGAGATCGCGCCCCTTTTGCCGCCGTGCGGGGACGATCCGGGTTCCGCCGGCACCTCGTCTCCTTCGTCCGGCCTCTGA
- a CDS encoding NAD(P)-dependent oxidoreductase, producing the protein MRIAILGASGRTGGTLLDQALERGHEVVALVRTPAKVTVPVPRQVEVRTADVTVPRGFPDLSDVDVAVSAIGIGKGDGPGALVAGARALAAADVRTVWLGALGSGVSSRSGGLIYAGVMRMFVGSELAEKVEADEVALAAGATVFHAPDVTDGPLSPTRRTIPLAELRPPLLPPRISRVTLAALLLDEAEAGTYGTEIVVPLS; encoded by the coding sequence ATGCGTATCGCCATACTCGGAGCGTCGGGACGGACCGGCGGCACACTCCTCGACCAGGCGCTGGAGCGGGGGCACGAAGTCGTGGCCCTGGTACGCACACCGGCCAAGGTCACCGTGCCCGTGCCGCGGCAGGTGGAGGTCCGGACGGCGGACGTCACCGTCCCGCGGGGCTTTCCCGACCTGAGCGACGTCGACGTGGCCGTCTCGGCCATCGGCATCGGCAAGGGCGACGGGCCGGGCGCGCTGGTCGCCGGGGCCAGGGCGCTCGCGGCGGCGGACGTGCGCACGGTGTGGCTCGGCGCACTGGGCTCGGGAGTGTCCAGCCGGTCGGGCGGATTGATCTACGCCGGGGTGATGCGGATGTTCGTCGGCTCGGAACTGGCCGAGAAGGTCGAGGCCGACGAGGTCGCCCTGGCCGCCGGCGCCACGGTGTTCCACGCCCCGGACGTCACCGACGGCCCCCTCAGCCCCACCCGCCGCACCATCCCCCTGGCGGAGCTGCGGCCCCCTCTGCTGCCGCCCCGCATCTCCCGCGTCACGCTGGCGGCCCTGCTGCTGGACGAGGCGGAGGCGGGCACGTACGGCACCGAGATCGTTGTGCCCCTGAGCTAG
- a CDS encoding SDR family NAD(P)-dependent oxidoreductase, which translates to MSAFAGKAGLVTGAGSGIGRATVIELARQGAAVTVTDIDEAAAAETTELIRKDGGQAQALPVDIADEDAVRTAVERTVETYGGLDFAVNNAGLDSHHRRLDQMTAEEFEHVVRINLTGTFLCMKYELPELHGRGGGAIVNVASNGGLYAIPTAPAYVAAKHGVVGLSKVAAVDYAPQGIRVNAICPGPTRTPGFERVAEGTDMIAMQSAMTPLGRMATSEEAAAAAVWLCSDAASYITGVALSVDGGRRA; encoded by the coding sequence ATGAGCGCGTTCGCAGGAAAAGCAGGACTCGTCACGGGCGCCGGAAGCGGCATCGGCCGGGCGACGGTGATCGAACTGGCCCGGCAGGGCGCCGCCGTCACGGTCACGGACATCGACGAGGCCGCCGCCGCCGAGACCACCGAATTGATCAGGAAGGACGGCGGACAGGCCCAGGCCCTCCCCGTCGACATCGCCGACGAGGACGCGGTACGCACGGCCGTCGAGCGCACGGTAGAGACGTACGGCGGCCTCGACTTCGCCGTGAACAACGCCGGCCTGGACTCGCACCACCGCAGGCTCGACCAGATGACCGCGGAGGAGTTCGAGCACGTGGTCCGCATCAACCTGACCGGGACCTTTCTGTGCATGAAGTACGAACTGCCCGAGCTGCACGGCCGAGGCGGTGGCGCGATCGTCAACGTCGCCTCCAACGGCGGTCTGTACGCGATCCCGACCGCCCCCGCTTACGTGGCAGCCAAGCACGGCGTTGTCGGCCTCAGTAAGGTGGCCGCCGTGGACTACGCGCCGCAGGGCATCCGCGTTAACGCTATCTGCCCCGGCCCGACCCGCACCCCCGGCTTCGAGCGGGTGGCGGAGGGCACCGACATGATCGCGATGCAGTCGGCGATGACCCCGCTGGGCCGGATGGCCACCTCGGAAGAGGCGGCGGCCGCGGCGGTCTGGCTCTGCTCGGATGCCGCGTCCTACATCACCGGCGTCGCGCTGTCGGTCGACGGTGGACGGCGGGCATGA
- a CDS encoding amidohydrolase family protein has translation MRVVAVEEHMATEAFLRVAHGLDVAPSDQAEMNGMRTMESDPAFRARLTDLASRLREMDALGQDMAVLSLNPPGVQAYPAADAVPLAREFNDALAAIVRRHPGRFGGLATVTPQAPEAAATEIERAMGALGLNGIMINSHTGGHYLDGPRFAPLLAAAEASGAPVYLHPRVPSMLDAYRPYGLLGAIWGYQAEAGLHAMRLILSGTLDRHPGLTVVLGHLGEGIPYWLRRIDNRHAFAAATAGAATPMPRLSLTPSEYFRRNFVLTTSGIDDPDVLGLALRAVGEDRVMFAVDYPYEAPKAAVDFLRNTPLTDDQRTAIAHRTAERVFSLTG, from the coding sequence ATGAGGGTCGTAGCGGTCGAGGAGCACATGGCCACCGAGGCGTTCCTGCGTGTCGCGCACGGGCTGGACGTCGCGCCGAGTGACCAGGCCGAGATGAACGGCATGCGCACCATGGAGAGCGACCCGGCGTTCCGCGCCCGGCTCACCGATCTCGCGTCCCGGCTGCGGGAGATGGACGCGCTCGGCCAGGACATGGCGGTGCTGAGCCTGAACCCGCCCGGGGTGCAAGCCTACCCGGCGGCCGACGCGGTGCCGCTGGCCCGGGAGTTCAACGACGCGCTGGCCGCGATCGTACGGCGGCATCCGGGCCGGTTCGGCGGACTGGCCACGGTGACTCCGCAGGCCCCGGAGGCAGCGGCCACCGAGATCGAACGGGCCATGGGCGCGCTCGGCCTCAACGGCATCATGATCAACTCCCACACCGGCGGGCACTACCTGGACGGGCCGCGATTCGCCCCGCTGCTGGCAGCGGCCGAGGCGAGCGGGGCGCCGGTCTATCTGCACCCCCGGGTGCCGAGCATGCTCGACGCCTACCGGCCTTATGGGCTGCTCGGGGCGATCTGGGGCTACCAGGCCGAGGCCGGCCTGCACGCCATGCGGCTCATCCTCAGCGGCACGCTGGACCGTCACCCAGGGCTGACCGTCGTACTCGGCCATCTCGGCGAGGGCATTCCGTACTGGCTGCGGCGCATCGACAACCGGCACGCGTTCGCCGCCGCGACGGCCGGCGCGGCGACGCCGATGCCACGGCTGTCACTGACACCGAGCGAGTACTTCCGCCGCAACTTCGTGCTCACCACGAGCGGCATCGACGACCCGGACGTCCTGGGCCTGGCCCTGCGCGCGGTGGGCGAGGACCGCGTGATGTTCGCGGTCGACTACCCGTACGAGGCCCCGAAGGCGGCTGTGGACTTCCTGCGGAACACCCCGCTGACCGACGACCAGCGCACGGCGATCGCCCACCGGACGGCGGAGCGAGTGTTCAGTCTGACCGGGTGA
- a CDS encoding MarR family winged helix-turn-helix transcriptional regulator, with the protein MATKASAALPTAFICRTTPAGRKTLGRPLLALTSELAEQLGVTKQAAGQIVDDLEKRGYVERRPHPAGGRRRLVVLTGKALEHLSVAGRILHELEAQLARRLHEAGLRVPRAEIAAAIRALAGDSIPPLRPIW; encoded by the coding sequence ATGGCAACGAAGGCTTCCGCCGCACTGCCGACGGCCTTCATCTGCCGCACCACACCCGCGGGCAGAAAGACCCTTGGTCGTCCGCTGCTCGCTCTCACCAGCGAGCTGGCCGAACAGCTAGGCGTCACGAAACAGGCCGCTGGTCAGATCGTCGACGACCTGGAGAAACGCGGCTATGTCGAGCGCAGGCCGCACCCTGCTGGCGGCCGGCGAAGGCTCGTCGTGCTGACCGGCAAGGCCCTGGAGCATCTCTCCGTCGCCGGACGAATCCTGCACGAACTCGAGGCGCAGTTGGCCAGGCGGCTTCACGAAGCCGGTCTTCGGGTGCCGCGAGCCGAGATCGCTGCTGCCATTCGCGCCTTGGCAGGTGACTCGATCCCACCACTTCGACCCATCTGGTGA
- a CDS encoding NmrA/HSCARG family protein has protein sequence MSTQKTGAIAVFGATGQQGGAVVDALLDHKARVRALVRDPQSDRAQALAARGVELAAVRADDPASLAAALAAVEGFYFMTPEANSLEEVEAEIRIGTALVDAAAEAGVPHVVFNSVFGADRERDVPHHDSKHAIEEHLRKSGLRASMVRATAFMENFTSVLAPSLEHGEIVLRMPLPEDVPLKMISVRDIGRVAAALLLDIAQAPGGAVELVGDELTGPQIAAAFGARAGLPARYEALPVSVLPNDLDRVMFREFAKAAEHPADPAVVRSIEPATLDLVEWIRATGWTAPTNAAGS, from the coding sequence ATGAGCACTCAGAAGACCGGCGCGATCGCAGTCTTCGGCGCGACGGGGCAGCAGGGCGGGGCGGTGGTCGACGCGCTGCTGGACCACAAGGCGCGGGTGCGGGCTTTGGTCCGCGACCCGCAGTCCGACCGGGCTCAGGCGCTGGCCGCCCGCGGCGTCGAGCTGGCGGCCGTCCGGGCCGACGACCCGGCGTCGCTGGCCGCCGCGCTGGCGGCGGTCGAGGGGTTCTACTTCATGACCCCGGAGGCGAACAGCCTCGAAGAGGTCGAGGCGGAGATCCGCATCGGTACCGCGCTCGTCGACGCGGCGGCCGAGGCGGGCGTCCCGCACGTCGTGTTCAACTCGGTCTTCGGAGCGGACCGGGAGCGGGATGTGCCGCACCACGACTCGAAGCACGCGATCGAGGAACACCTGAGGAAGTCCGGCCTCAGGGCCTCGATGGTTCGCGCGACCGCCTTCATGGAGAACTTCACGAGCGTGCTGGCACCGAGCCTGGAGCACGGGGAGATCGTGCTGAGGATGCCGCTGCCGGAGGACGTCCCTCTGAAGATGATCTCGGTCAGGGACATCGGCCGGGTCGCCGCCGCGCTCCTGCTCGACATCGCCCAGGCGCCCGGCGGAGCCGTCGAACTCGTGGGTGACGAGCTGACGGGCCCCCAGATCGCCGCGGCGTTCGGCGCGCGCGCCGGGCTCCCGGCACGGTACGAGGCCCTCCCGGTGAGCGTGCTTCCCAACGACCTCGACAGGGTGATGTTCCGCGAGTTCGCGAAGGCGGCGGAACACCCTGCGGACCCCGCGGTGGTGCGCTCGATCGAGCCGGCCACCCTGGACCTGGTCGAGTGGATCCGAGCCACCGGCTGGACCGCGCCCACGAACGCGGCTGGTTCCTGA
- a CDS encoding MarR family winged helix-turn-helix transcriptional regulator — protein sequence MDYGDKLFWLSVVIQRKYAQICAEFDLTPSQATLLCAVRDEPRQMADLAASLGMTKNALSQLVDRTARRELVDRASSTQDRRVVMLSVTPTGKVLAEAVYAEVAKRLPDITRNLGADDQRDFERVATAIVDTSDLSSPASN from the coding sequence GTGGACTATGGCGACAAGCTCTTCTGGCTCTCGGTTGTGATTCAACGCAAGTACGCGCAGATCTGCGCCGAGTTCGACCTGACCCCCTCGCAGGCCACGCTGCTCTGCGCAGTCAGGGACGAGCCGCGGCAGATGGCCGACCTCGCCGCGTCGTTGGGCATGACCAAGAACGCATTGAGCCAGCTGGTCGATCGCACCGCGCGGCGCGAGTTGGTCGACCGGGCAAGCTCGACGCAGGACCGACGGGTCGTCATGCTCAGCGTGACACCCACGGGGAAGGTGCTCGCCGAGGCCGTTTACGCCGAGGTCGCCAAGCGCCTGCCCGATATCACGAGGAACCTTGGCGCTGACGACCAGCGCGACTTCGAGCGCGTGGCCACCGCCATCGTGGACACCTCAGACCTCTCTTCGCCCGCCTCGAACTGA